In one window of Maribacter sp. BPC-D8 DNA:
- the guaA gene encoding glutamine-hydrolyzing GMP synthase, whose product MQNKVLILDFGSQYTQLIGRRVRELNIFSEIKPYNKLPKDLSEYKAVILSGSPLSVRGEDAVHPDLSEIRGKKPLLGVCYGAQYLAHFHGGSVEKSNTREYGRANLSFIKENEPFFDKVSTGSQVWMSHADTIKHLPENTTLLASTHDVENAAFKFEGEETYAIQFHPEVYHSKDGKQVLENFLVNIAGMEQTWTPDAFVDKTVAELKEKIGDEKVILGLSGGVDSTVAAVLLHKAIGKNLHCIFVNNGLLRKNEFGDVLKQYEGMGLNVKGVDASARFLDDLAGESDPETKRKTIGRVFIEVFDDESHLVENAKWLAQGTIYPDVIESVSATGGPSQTIKSHHNVGGLPDYMKLKVVEPLKMLFKDEVRRVGASLGIDKALLGRHPFPGPGLAIRILGDITPEKVAILQEVDAIFIDGLKKWDLYDKVWQAGAMLLPVNSVGVMGDERTYEKCVALRAVESTDGMTADWVNLPYEFLQKTSNDIINKVPGVNRVVYDISSKPPATIEWE is encoded by the coding sequence CCAAAGACCTTTCTGAGTATAAAGCGGTGATTCTTTCTGGATCTCCTTTATCGGTTAGGGGCGAAGATGCCGTTCACCCGGATCTGTCCGAAATACGTGGTAAAAAACCATTATTGGGCGTTTGTTATGGCGCACAGTATTTAGCACATTTTCACGGCGGTAGTGTAGAGAAATCTAATACAAGAGAATATGGTCGTGCCAACCTTAGCTTTATAAAGGAGAACGAACCATTTTTTGATAAAGTAAGTACAGGTAGCCAAGTGTGGATGAGCCATGCAGATACTATTAAGCACCTACCTGAGAATACGACCTTATTGGCAAGTACCCATGATGTGGAGAATGCAGCCTTTAAGTTTGAAGGGGAAGAAACCTATGCAATTCAGTTTCACCCAGAAGTATATCACTCAAAGGATGGAAAACAAGTATTGGAGAACTTTTTGGTAAATATTGCCGGAATGGAACAAACTTGGACTCCCGATGCTTTTGTGGATAAAACGGTAGCAGAGTTAAAGGAAAAGATTGGCGATGAAAAGGTGATTTTAGGATTGTCTGGCGGAGTAGATTCTACCGTTGCAGCAGTTTTATTACATAAAGCAATAGGCAAAAACCTTCATTGTATATTCGTAAATAACGGACTTTTAAGAAAAAACGAGTTTGGCGATGTATTGAAGCAATACGAGGGTATGGGCTTAAATGTAAAAGGTGTAGATGCTTCGGCACGTTTTTTGGATGATTTAGCTGGTGAGAGTGATCCAGAGACCAAAAGAAAAACAATTGGTCGTGTATTTATAGAAGTTTTTGATGATGAATCGCATTTGGTTGAAAATGCAAAATGGTTGGCACAGGGTACAATTTATCCTGATGTTATCGAATCTGTATCAGCAACCGGTGGTCCGTCACAAACCATAAAGAGTCACCATAATGTAGGTGGTTTGCCAGATTACATGAAATTGAAAGTGGTAGAGCCTTTGAAAATGTTATTTAAAGATGAGGTTAGAAGAGTAGGAGCTAGCTTGGGTATCGACAAGGCATTGTTGGGTAGACATCCTTTTCCTGGTCCTGGTTTGGCAATTCGTATTCTTGGAGATATCACTCCAGAGAAAGTAGCTATTCTACAAGAAGTAGATGCTATTTTTATTGACGGATTAAAAAAATGGGACTTGTATGATAAAGTATGGCAAGCAGGTGCTATGTTACTGCCTGTAAATAGTGTTGGTGTAATGGGTGATGAGCGTACGTATGAAAAATGTGTAGCGCTTAGAGCTGTAGAAAGTACAGATGGTATGACAGCCGATTGGGTGAATTTGCCATACGAGTTTCTACAAAAAACATCAAATGATATTATTAATAAAGTCCCTGGGGTGAATCGTGTCGTATATGATATAAGTTCAAAGCCACCAGCAACAATAGAATGGGAATAG